In Arthrobacter citreus, a single genomic region encodes these proteins:
- a CDS encoding GNAT family N-acetyltransferase, with protein sequence MFKVQLSSDLSINLLTTKYAEELVEALKENQNSLKEWLVWAENIPVIEDYQRSIIPMWLQKFADNNGFETGIFYKDELVGMLGLHYIDWSNQTTEIGYWLSEKMQGQGIMSRAVEGLVTYCYEELNLNRVVIRAAVENEKSRAIPVRLGFKHEGVQREAQQIREKFYDIAVYSMLKNEWQK encoded by the coding sequence ATGTTTAAAGTACAATTAAGTAGTGATCTTTCAATTAATTTATTAACAACAAAATATGCAGAAGAATTAGTAGAAGCGCTAAAAGAAAATCAAAACTCCTTAAAAGAGTGGTTAGTTTGGGCTGAAAATATTCCAGTGATTGAGGATTATCAACGATCAATTATACCGATGTGGCTACAAAAATTTGCTGATAATAATGGGTTTGAAACGGGTATCTTTTATAAAGATGAGTTAGTTGGTATGTTAGGGTTGCATTATATTGACTGGTCAAATCAAACGACTGAAATTGGCTATTGGCTCAGTGAAAAGATGCAAGGACAAGGGATCATGAGCCGTGCTGTAGAAGGTTTAGTTACATATTGTTATGAAGAGCTCAATTTAAATAGAGTCGTTATTAGAGCGGCTGTAGAAAATGAAAAGAGTAGAGCGATTCCAGTGCGTTTAGGATTTAAGCATGAGGGAGTTCAAAGAGAGGCACAACAAATTAGAGAAAAGTTTTATGACATAGCAGTATATAGTATGTTGAAAAATGAGTGGCAAAAGTAA
- a CDS encoding DedA family protein — MQNWIIETMDTFGYLGIFLLIALENIFPPIPSEVILTFGGFMATQSSLSNIGVIFFSTLGSVVGAVILYWCGTLLDVKKLEKIVDRWGHILRLTNKDLYKADEWFAKYGVWTVFFCRLIPLIRSLISIPAGMSRMNFWIFLLFTTLGSLIWNTVLVLVGASVGASWEKIVEYMDVYSSIIYGILGIGLVIFIFLYIKKRKHATK, encoded by the coding sequence ATGCAAAATTGGATTATTGAAACGATGGATACTTTCGGTTATTTAGGTATCTTTTTATTGATCGCATTAGAAAATATCTTTCCTCCTATCCCATCCGAAGTTATTTTAACGTTTGGGGGATTTATGGCAACGCAATCTTCACTTTCAAATATCGGAGTCATTTTCTTTTCAACTCTCGGTTCAGTAGTAGGCGCAGTCATCCTTTATTGGTGCGGTACATTATTAGATGTAAAAAAGTTAGAAAAAATCGTAGACCGCTGGGGTCATATTTTACGTTTAACTAATAAGGATCTCTATAAAGCAGACGAATGGTTTGCCAAATATGGTGTATGGACTGTCTTTTTCTGTCGTTTAATTCCATTAATTCGTAGCCTAATTTCGATACCAGCTGGAATGTCACGAATGAATTTTTGGATCTTTTTGTTATTTACTACTCTCGGTTCATTAATATGGAACACTGTCTTAGTGTTAGTCGGAGCGTCAGTTGGTGCTTCTTGGGAGAAGATTGTAGAGTATATGGATGTATATTCTAGTATAATTTATGGGATTTTAGGGATTGGACTAGTAATTTTTATTTTCCTATATATCAAAAAAAGAAAACATGCCACAAAATAA
- the cadA gene encoding cadmium-translocating P-type ATPase, with protein sequence MSRGQRQINSELKLEGLDCANCAMKIEKGVSTLEGVDACSVNFATLTMTITTSEEQQETVLESAKDKIRLLEPHINPVSKMDASIGQMKQSGMNAETKKLIVKLGVGTFLLILAQLLNLPILYQMIIFIAAYLIAGADVVLKAVRNIFRGQVFDENFLMGVATIGAFIIGEYPEAVAVMLFYQLGELFQSIAVNRSRSSISKLMDIRPDYANLKTGDQTEKVSPEKIQLGDIIVVKPGERVPLDGIVKSGSSSVDTSALTGESLPREIIEGDEVLSGFINVQGLLEIEVTKEFNESTVSKILELVQNATNKKAPTENFITKFAKIYTPIVVITAAIIAIIPPVIIPGETLYDWVYRALIFLVISCPCALVVSIPLGFFGGIGAASRSGVLVKGSNYLEALNDVKYIVFDKTGTLTKGQFQVSTIVPARSYSKDDLLELAAYAEFYSNHPIALSIRQKYGKEIVEGKLSNYTEIAGHGISVMFNEDELLVGNSRLMESHSILYEPTREVGTTVYLAKNKQYIGSIVIADQLKDDAKKAISELKQVGIKRSVMLTGDSTSVARKIGDELKIDEIYAELLPHQKVEKLELIEKMKSEKEKIAFVGDGINDAPVLARADVGIAMGGIGSDAAIEAADVVLMSDEPSKIVDAIKIAKRTRQIVWQNIFFALAVKGFFLLLGVIGIATMWEAVISDVGVTVLAVLNSMRVLRQR encoded by the coding sequence GTGAGTAGGGGGCAAAGACAAATAAATAGTGAATTAAAGTTAGAAGGACTTGATTGTGCAAATTGCGCAATGAAAATAGAAAAAGGGGTATCCACACTAGAGGGTGTCGACGCATGTTCAGTAAATTTTGCAACATTAACGATGACTATTACAACGAGTGAGGAGCAACAAGAAACGGTTTTAGAAAGTGCTAAAGATAAAATTCGCTTATTAGAACCGCATATTAATCCTGTTTCAAAAATGGATGCAAGTATAGGGCAAATGAAACAATCTGGAATGAATGCCGAAACAAAAAAATTAATTGTTAAATTAGGCGTCGGTACTTTTTTATTAATTTTAGCTCAATTACTAAACTTACCGATTCTTTATCAAATGATTATTTTTATAGCTGCCTATTTAATAGCAGGTGCTGATGTCGTATTAAAAGCAGTTCGAAATATATTTAGAGGCCAAGTATTTGATGAAAATTTTTTAATGGGTGTAGCAACAATTGGTGCATTTATTATTGGGGAGTACCCTGAAGCTGTCGCAGTAATGCTTTTTTATCAGCTAGGTGAATTATTCCAAAGTATTGCAGTCAATCGATCTCGTAGCTCGATTTCGAAATTAATGGATATTCGTCCTGATTACGCTAATTTAAAAACTGGCGATCAAACTGAAAAAGTATCTCCAGAGAAAATTCAATTAGGCGATATTATCGTAGTAAAACCAGGAGAAAGAGTTCCATTAGATGGAATCGTAAAAAGCGGTTCTTCTAGTGTTGATACTTCAGCATTAACAGGTGAATCATTACCGCGAGAAATAATTGAAGGTGATGAAGTATTAAGTGGATTTATAAACGTCCAAGGTTTATTAGAAATTGAAGTAACAAAGGAATTTAATGAATCAACTGTATCGAAAATTCTAGAGCTTGTTCAAAATGCTACAAATAAAAAGGCACCAACAGAAAATTTTATAACAAAATTTGCAAAAATCTATACACCAATCGTCGTAATTACAGCAGCTATTATTGCAATTATCCCTCCAGTGATTATTCCTGGTGAAACATTATATGATTGGGTATATAGAGCATTAATTTTTCTAGTTATTTCATGTCCATGTGCTTTAGTCGTTTCGATCCCATTAGGTTTTTTTGGAGGAATTGGTGCAGCCTCTAGGTCAGGCGTTTTAGTAAAGGGAAGTAATTATTTAGAGGCATTAAATGATGTAAAATATATTGTGTTTGATAAAACAGGAACTTTGACGAAAGGACAATTCCAAGTAAGTACAATTGTACCTGCCCGAAGTTATTCAAAAGACGATCTACTTGAATTAGCTGCTTATGCAGAGTTTTATTCCAATCATCCTATTGCATTATCAATTCGCCAAAAATACGGTAAAGAAATTGTAGAAGGTAAGCTATCCAACTACACTGAAATTGCCGGACATGGGATCAGCGTTATGTTTAATGAAGACGAACTTTTAGTAGGTAATTCAAGACTAATGGAGAGTCATTCAATTTTATATGAACCAACTAGAGAAGTGGGCACTACGGTTTATTTAGCAAAAAATAAGCAATACATTGGTTCAATTGTTATCGCAGATCAACTAAAAGATGATGCGAAAAAAGCTATTTCAGAGCTAAAGCAAGTTGGCATTAAAAGGTCTGTGATGTTAACAGGTGATTCTACTTCTGTTGCAAGAAAAATCGGTGACGAATTAAAGATAGACGAAATTTATGCAGAGCTTCTTCCACACCAAAAAGTAGAAAAGCTTGAACTAATCGAGAAAATGAAATCTGAGAAGGAAAAAATTGCGTTCGTAGGTGATGGTATTAATGATGCACCAGTTCTAGCGCGAGCAGATGTTGGTATTGCAATGGGTGGAATTGGATCTGATGCAGCTATTGAAGCAGCGGATGTAGTATTAATGTCAGATGAACCTTCTAAAATAGTAGATGCAATAAAAATTGCGAAACGAACAAGACAAATCGTATGGCAAAACATCTTTTTCGCTTTAGCTGTAAAAGGATTTTTCTTATTACTCGGAGTGATTGGAATTGCAACAATGTGGGAAGCGGTAATTTCAGACGTTGGCGTGACTGTTTTAGCTGTATTAAATTCGATGAGAGTCTTAAGACAGAGATAA
- a CDS encoding winged helix-turn-helix transcriptional regulator: MIEEKKKVDDQCEEVCQTTVMHEDIILSVKERMLNIDTLTVVAELFKVLGDKTRTRILHALSQSEMCVCDLAHLLEMTQSSISHQLRVLKQAHLVKNRKEGKVVYYSLADDHVTQIFNQALEHILED, encoded by the coding sequence ATGATTGAAGAAAAGAAGAAAGTAGACGATCAATGTGAAGAAGTTTGTCAAACAACGGTAATGCATGAGGATATTATTCTTTCAGTAAAAGAAAGAATGCTAAATATTGATACACTCACAGTAGTTGCAGAGCTTTTTAAAGTTCTTGGAGATAAAACAAGAACAAGAATATTACATGCACTTAGTCAATCTGAGATGTGTGTATGTGACTTAGCACACTTATTAGAAATGACTCAGTCATCTATCTCGCATCAGTTACGTGTACTAAAACAAGCGCATTTAGTAAAAAATCGTAAAGAAGGTAAAGTAGTTTATTATTCATTAGCGGATGACCATGTTACACAAATTTTCAATCAAGCACTAGAACATATTTTAGAGGATTAA
- a CDS encoding HAD family hydrolase produces MKYDLIFDLDDTLIQTQAAFRQNIDLCADLVYEVLGGKVIINDIKEVFNKIDLELIKELGFSKKRYPFAWGSTLEFFIKKYNIEISSTAIEQLQSLAKMIFEENVPLQSDTFIIEEMANHKDVASMTILTLGEKDVQTKRVMDTGLVRYFDEVIITQKKDINIYLELNKKLSNPVMIGNSLRSDIVPAIDAGMKAIHIIRDSWTYDEIEHNHRIDSIQSLDELKLLLFGNLVNQ; encoded by the coding sequence ATGAAATATGATTTAATTTTTGATTTAGATGATACGTTAATTCAAACTCAAGCAGCGTTCCGACAAAACATAGACTTATGTGCGGATTTAGTCTATGAAGTACTCGGTGGAAAAGTAATAATTAATGATATTAAAGAAGTTTTTAATAAAATAGATCTGGAGCTAATAAAAGAGTTGGGCTTCAGTAAAAAGCGTTATCCTTTTGCGTGGGGATCAACTTTAGAATTCTTTATAAAAAAGTATAATATCGAGATTTCTAGTACAGCCATTGAACAATTACAATCATTAGCAAAAATGATATTTGAAGAAAATGTTCCGCTACAAAGTGACACATTTATAATAGAAGAAATGGCAAATCACAAAGATGTAGCAAGTATGACTATCTTAACTTTAGGTGAAAAAGACGTACAAACAAAGCGTGTGATGGATACTGGCTTAGTACGATATTTTGATGAAGTCATAATCACACAAAAGAAAGATATAAATATATATCTTGAGTTAAATAAAAAATTAAGTAATCCAGTAATGATCGGAAACTCACTTAGAAGTGACATTGTACCTGCAATAGATGCAGGAATGAAAGCAATTCATATTATTAGAGATTCATGGACTTATGACGAAATTGAGCATAATCATAGAATAGATAGTATTCAGTCATTAGATGAATTAAAATTACTTTTATTTGGAAATTTGGTAAATCAATAA
- a CDS encoding GNAT family N-acetyltransferase, with protein sequence MIIQSNRLYLRKLKNDDLTNLHKLQSNANVMKYIMNRPKTLDENEMELNRILQMDQAHNQNFVVMAVCKNEDNQFIGTAAVIKNENNEFEIGYRLVEKEWGNGFGSEVASLIEKYCFEMRTLKSIVATVEAKNSNSVKILEKNNFTLILESIDAENGELVKYFRKVRHSY encoded by the coding sequence ATGATCATTCAATCCAATAGACTTTATTTAAGAAAGCTTAAAAATGACGATTTAACTAATTTACATAAGCTTCAATCGAATGCAAATGTAATGAAATACATAATGAATCGGCCTAAAACTCTGGATGAAAATGAAATGGAATTAAATAGGATTCTCCAAATGGATCAAGCTCATAACCAGAATTTTGTAGTAATGGCAGTTTGTAAAAATGAAGATAATCAGTTTATTGGAACTGCTGCTGTTATAAAAAATGAAAATAATGAGTTTGAAATTGGTTATCGATTAGTAGAAAAAGAGTGGGGAAATGGATTTGGTTCTGAGGTTGCTAGTTTAATAGAAAAATATTGCTTCGAGATGAGAACGTTAAAATCGATAGTAGCTACTGTCGAAGCTAAAAATAGTAATTCAGTTAAGATACTTGAGAAAAATAATTTCACCTTAATTTTAGAATCAATCGATGCTGAAAATGGAGAATTAGTAAAATATTTTCGTAAAGTTCGTCATAGTTATTAG
- a CDS encoding DNA alkylation repair protein, whose protein sequence is MKLEEVMKALEEMGTEQTKKTFLRHGAKEPFFGVKIGDMKKLVKYIKKDHDLALSLFHTGNSDAMYLAGLSVNPKLMTKEELQKWVKEAHWYMIAESIVGAVAAESPYAIELAIEWLKSDDELIEDCGWSTYSHYLSIAKDEAIDKEEISKLLNYVENNIHTSKNRVRYTMNGFVIAVGSFVPSLTVEAMMVGQKIGKVRVDVGDTACKVPLATDYIEKVEAKGRLGVKKKTCIC, encoded by the coding sequence ATGAAACTAGAAGAGGTTATGAAAGCATTAGAGGAAATGGGGACTGAACAAACGAAAAAGACTTTTTTGCGTCATGGTGCAAAAGAACCCTTTTTTGGAGTGAAAATTGGTGATATGAAAAAGCTTGTAAAATATATAAAAAAGGATCACGATTTGGCATTATCACTTTTTCATACAGGAAATTCGGATGCTATGTATTTAGCAGGTTTATCCGTAAATCCAAAGTTAATGACAAAAGAAGAGCTTCAAAAGTGGGTGAAGGAAGCACATTGGTATATGATTGCTGAAAGTATTGTTGGTGCTGTTGCTGCCGAGAGTCCGTATGCAATTGAATTAGCGATAGAGTGGCTAAAGTCAGATGATGAATTAATTGAGGATTGTGGATGGAGTACTTATAGTCATTATTTATCAATTGCAAAAGACGAAGCAATTGATAAGGAAGAAATTAGTAAGTTACTTAATTATGTTGAAAATAATATACATACTTCCAAAAATAGGGTTCGTTATACGATGAATGGCTTTGTAATTGCTGTAGGAAGTTTTGTACCTAGCCTAACAGTTGAAGCAATGATGGTTGGACAAAAAATTGGAAAAGTCCGAGTAGACGTAGGGGATACAGCTTGTAAAGTACCTCTTGCAACAGACTACATTGAGAAGGTAGAAGCGAAAGGAAGGCTTGGAGTTAAGAAAAAAACATGTATTTGTTAA
- a CDS encoding carbonic anhydrase family protein, which translates to MNYFFLISIILSIILSSCSNRNTDHIVHLNNSIASGTNHEAWSYTGKTGPNYWSSMNKEFNLCSNGKNQSPINISQTVTKSLPLGINYHSGLFKIEKDHYTVKLVALNDLNNINLNGTNYTLKQFHFHTPSEHTLNGLHSNLEIHFINENTKKSVVTIGVLVNDGRLNKEFQKIINANPMDEQNKEKYVKINLHSLIPYSSKKVAYNGSFTTPPCTEGIKWIVFTKPLQFSKKQIQFYQNNFEPNSRPVQPLNGRDLFESW; encoded by the coding sequence ATGAACTATTTTTTTCTAATTAGCATCATACTCAGCATCATTCTCTCATCTTGTTCAAATAGGAATACAGACCATATAGTTCATCTAAATAATTCCATAGCTTCAGGAACAAATCATGAAGCTTGGTCATATACAGGTAAAACTGGACCTAATTATTGGAGCTCAATGAATAAAGAATTTAATCTTTGTTCTAATGGTAAAAACCAATCACCAATTAATATTAGCCAAACTGTAACAAAATCCCTACCTTTAGGTATTAACTATCATAGCGGACTTTTTAAGATAGAAAAAGATCACTACACCGTAAAATTAGTGGCCTTGAATGATTTAAATAACATTAATTTAAATGGAACAAACTATACTTTAAAACAGTTTCACTTTCACACACCAAGTGAACATACATTAAACGGTTTACATAGTAATTTAGAGATACATTTTATTAATGAAAATACGAAAAAGTCAGTTGTTACAATAGGCGTTTTAGTTAACGACGGAAGATTGAATAAAGAGTTTCAAAAAATAATTAACGCCAATCCAATGGACGAACAAAATAAAGAGAAGTATGTAAAAATCAATTTACATTCACTTATTCCTTATTCTAGTAAAAAAGTGGCCTATAACGGTTCTTTTACAACACCACCATGTACTGAAGGAATAAAATGGATTGTGTTTACAAAACCACTACAATTTTCAAAAAAACAAATTCAATTCTATCAAAACAATTTCGAACCAAATAGCCGTCCTGTTCAACCTTTAAATGGTAGAGATTTATTTGAGTCTTGGTAA
- a CDS encoding carbonic anhydrase has product MLDQILEFNKKFVENKDYEQYVASKFPNKEVVVVTCMDTRLVELLPKALDIHNGDVKMIKTAGAIIAHPFGSVMKSLLVSIYELGAKEVLVIGHHECGMGNTNPAKMKEKMIDRGIKEENLKILDFSGLDLDKWLTGFTNVYDSVNHSVSIIKNHPLIPEGVEVHGLVIDPHTGKLEVINRDEKSAE; this is encoded by the coding sequence GTGTTAGATCAGATTTTAGAATTTAATAAGAAGTTTGTTGAGAATAAGGATTATGAGCAATATGTAGCTTCAAAGTTTCCGAACAAAGAAGTTGTAGTTGTTACTTGTATGGATACACGTCTAGTTGAGCTTTTACCGAAGGCTCTTGATATTCATAATGGTGACGTAAAAATGATTAAAACGGCTGGTGCAATTATAGCGCATCCGTTTGGCTCTGTTATGAAAAGCTTACTAGTTTCGATTTATGAGCTTGGTGCGAAAGAAGTATTAGTAATTGGACACCATGAGTGCGGTATGGGGAATACAAACCCAGCTAAAATGAAGGAAAAAATGATTGATAGAGGTATTAAAGAAGAGAACTTGAAAATTTTAGATTTTTCAGGTTTAGATTTAGACAAATGGTTAACTGGATTTACAAATGTATATGATAGTGTTAATCATAGTGTTTCAATTATTAAAAATCATCCACTTATTCCAGAAGGTGTAGAAGTTCATGGCTTAGTAATTGACCCACATACAGGGAAATTAGAAGTTATTAATAGAGATGAAAAATCTGCTGAATAA
- a CDS encoding aldo/keto reductase, translated as MKFEHSIALQNGVKMPQLGLGVWRVSPEDGVDAVRTAIEVGYRHIDTAAVYQNEEQVGEAIRQSGVSRDELFITTKVWNADQGYDTTLKAYDESLKKLGLDYVDLYLVHWPVKEKYLDTYKALERLYDDKLVPAIGVSNFHIHHLEDIAAHRNIQPMVDQVELHPFFQQNELHEYCQKNGIALEAWSPLMQGGDALTNPVIKEIAEQYGKTAAQVIIRWHLQRNVIVIPKSITPSRIQENFDVFNFELSPNDMQQIATLDANKRVGPDPDNFDF; from the coding sequence ATGAAGTTTGAACATTCTATTGCATTACAAAATGGAGTTAAAATGCCACAATTAGGTTTAGGTGTGTGGCGAGTGTCACCAGAAGATGGTGTTGATGCAGTCCGAACAGCTATTGAAGTAGGGTATCGTCACATCGATACTGCAGCAGTCTATCAAAACGAAGAACAAGTAGGTGAAGCAATTCGTCAATCTGGTGTTTCTCGTGATGAACTTTTTATTACAACAAAAGTGTGGAACGCTGATCAAGGCTATGATACAACTTTAAAAGCTTATGATGAAAGCCTTAAAAAATTAGGCTTGGACTATGTTGATCTTTATTTAGTTCACTGGCCAGTTAAAGAAAAATATTTAGATACATATAAAGCATTAGAAAGACTTTACGATGATAAGCTTGTTCCTGCGATTGGTGTTTCGAATTTTCATATCCACCATTTAGAAGATATTGCAGCTCATCGCAATATTCAACCAATGGTTGATCAAGTTGAATTACACCCATTTTTCCAACAAAACGAATTACATGAATATTGTCAAAAAAATGGTATTGCTTTAGAAGCATGGAGCCCGTTAATGCAAGGTGGCGACGCTTTAACAAACCCTGTAATTAAAGAGATTGCAGAGCAATACGGTAAAACAGCTGCCCAAGTCATTATCCGCTGGCACTTACAACGTAATGTAATCGTTATTCCTAAATCAATAACACCATCACGAATTCAAGAAAACTTTGATGTATTCAATTTCGAGCTTTCACCAAATGATATGCAACAAATCGCTACACTTGATGCGAATAAACGTGTAGGCCCAGACCCTGATAATTTTGATTTTTAA
- a CDS encoding alanyl-tRNA editing protein: MGVKKLFWNDPYLSKTTAIVTKVDGLMVKLNQTIIYAFSGGQQSDSGKIGNYEVIDAKKDGLDIIYTLPENHELQKGQEVVVEIDWEKRYRIMKLHFAAEIILELMYQNYNEPEKIGANITSDKARIDFYWDGKISETFPLLEKKAMELIDADLEINSEYDDQENQRRYWEIKGFGKVSCGGTHIRRTGEIKEIKLKRNNIGGGKERIEIYLV, from the coding sequence ATGGGTGTAAAAAAGCTATTTTGGAATGATCCTTATCTCTCAAAAACGACTGCAATTGTTACAAAAGTAGATGGTCTAATGGTCAAACTAAATCAAACAATTATTTATGCTTTTTCAGGTGGGCAACAATCAGACTCTGGCAAAATTGGAAATTATGAAGTGATTGACGCAAAAAAGGACGGATTGGATATTATTTATACTTTACCCGAAAACCATGAACTACAGAAAGGGCAGGAAGTAGTTGTTGAGATCGATTGGGAGAAAAGATATCGAATTATGAAGTTGCATTTTGCTGCGGAAATCATTTTAGAACTAATGTATCAAAACTATAATGAACCTGAAAAAATTGGTGCAAATATTACAAGTGATAAAGCAAGAATTGATTTTTATTGGGATGGAAAAATTTCAGAAACATTTCCTCTATTAGAGAAGAAAGCAATGGAGCTTATTGATGCAGATTTGGAAATAAATAGTGAGTATGATGATCAAGAAAATCAGAGAAGATATTGGGAAATCAAAGGTTTTGGAAAAGTTTCGTGCGGTGGAACGCATATTAGGCGAACAGGAGAAATTAAAGAAATAAAGCTAAAGCGAAATAATATAGGCGGAGGGAAAGAGCGAATCGAAATATACTTAGTATGA
- a CDS encoding DUF4269 domain-containing protein: MFRSIDYLKHGNPKQQLAYSALTRLNILNELKEFSPVLCGTIPIGIDIEGSDLDIITEVNDLTSFKILLENIYQEQEHFRISHSIVRGIGTITANFTYEGFEIEIFGQPVPSIKQNAYLHLIIEHFILKQNPNLKTKIIKLKTEGYKTEPAFCKILGLIGDPYEELIKYGIRAGAIDIELKNE, encoded by the coding sequence ATGTTTCGTTCCATTGATTATTTAAAACATGGCAATCCTAAACAACAGCTTGCATATTCAGCATTAACACGATTAAATATACTGAATGAATTAAAAGAGTTTAGCCCTGTTCTATGCGGAACAATTCCAATTGGGATTGATATAGAGGGATCAGATTTAGATATTATTACAGAGGTAAATGATTTAACATCATTCAAAATACTATTAGAGAATATTTATCAGGAACAAGAACATTTTCGGATTTCCCACTCAATTGTAAGAGGAATCGGAACAATTACAGCAAATTTTACTTACGAAGGATTTGAGATTGAAATTTTCGGACAACCGGTTCCATCTATTAAACAAAATGCTTATCTTCATTTAATCATTGAACATTTTATTTTGAAACAAAATCCAAATTTGAAAACTAAGATCATAAAACTAAAAACGGAAGGATATAAAACAGAACCAGCATTTTGTAAAATTTTAGGGTTAATAGGAGATCCATATGAAGAATTAATTAAATATGGAATTAGAGCTGGAGCAATTGATATTGAATTGAAAAATGAGTAG
- a CDS encoding HAMP domain-containing sensor histidine kinase, with product MFNKLSIRWRITITIAVLMFFIFTLCNLIQLGLIQMSVMNQQQHRIEKRLNETSAYLDEDYKTKKPNAASFAENKKFFEKIIQNNEMIRLLDKDGRVKFIVSRTMPKIYINKNDVGKIQKYRLHNQEILIINKPLHYKNFDGVLEVAMNVEIFSKFIKESFMILILGTIISLILSMFSGYFLSKRIINPIKNLNQTMIKIKNNQLKERVIVGETKDELSELGLLFNKMMDELEASITRQKRFVEDASHELRTPLAIIHGHLSLVNRWGKKDETVLENSLNTCINEANRMIILTNELLQLTKLEKNTEKIEQYAPTNIIEVLNEIINNYQLLHEDLEIHLGETNQVVNKANIAREHLMQILIILFDNAVKYSKEHTIIDISTSQVANRIEIKVSDNGIGIKEEDINHIFDRFYRADKARSRANGGNGLGLSIAKNLIENYGGDLKITSKNGKGTTAIITLNTI from the coding sequence TTGTTTAATAAGCTTTCGATTAGATGGAGAATAACAATTACAATCGCTGTACTTATGTTTTTCATATTTACATTATGTAATCTTATTCAGCTTGGCTTAATTCAAATGTCTGTAATGAATCAACAACAGCATCGAATTGAAAAAAGGTTGAATGAAACGTCAGCTTATTTGGATGAAGATTATAAAACGAAAAAACCGAATGCTGCTTCTTTTGCAGAAAACAAAAAATTCTTTGAAAAAATTATCCAAAATAATGAAATGATTCGACTATTAGATAAAGATGGAAGAGTAAAATTTATTGTTTCAAGAACAATGCCTAAAATTTATATAAATAAAAATGACGTTGGCAAAATTCAAAAATATCGATTACACAATCAAGAGATTCTAATTATAAATAAACCATTACACTATAAGAATTTCGACGGTGTATTAGAAGTTGCAATGAATGTAGAAATCTTTTCGAAATTTATCAAAGAATCGTTCATGATCCTTATTTTAGGTACAATTATCTCGCTAATTTTAAGTATGTTCAGTGGTTACTTTTTATCAAAAAGAATAATAAATCCTATTAAAAATTTAAACCAGACAATGATTAAAATAAAAAATAATCAATTAAAAGAGCGAGTTATTGTAGGAGAAACGAAAGATGAGCTATCGGAACTCGGATTGCTTTTTAATAAAATGATGGATGAGTTAGAAGCTTCAATTACAAGACAAAAGCGGTTTGTTGAAGATGCTTCTCATGAATTGAGAACACCTTTAGCAATCATTCACGGCCATTTATCTCTAGTTAATCGCTGGGGAAAAAAAGACGAAACTGTTTTGGAAAACTCATTAAACACTTGTATTAATGAAGCGAACAGAATGATTATTTTAACGAATGAACTTTTACAGTTGACGAAGCTAGAGAAAAATACTGAGAAAATAGAGCAATATGCACCGACAAATATTATAGAAGTTTTAAATGAAATCATAAACAATTATCAACTGCTACATGAAGATTTAGAAATTCACCTAGGTGAGACTAATCAAGTTGTTAATAAAGCAAATATCGCAAGAGAGCATTTAATGCAAATTTTAATTATTTTGTTCGATAATGCCGTTAAATACAGTAAAGAACACACTATAATAGATATTTCTACTTCGCAGGTTGCTAACAGAATCGAAATAAAAGTTTCAGACAACGGTATCGGAATTAAGGAAGAAGATATTAATCATATTTTTGATCGATTTTATCGAGCAGACAAAGCAAGAAGTCGAGCTAACGGAGGTAATGGTCTAGGCTTATCGATTGCGAAAAACTTAATTGAAAACTATGGCGGAGATTTGAAAATTACGAGTAAAAATGGGAAGGGAACAACTGCCATCATCACATTGAACACAATATAG